CAGCCCAACATTGGGATGCATCCCATCTGCCCGCCCAGCTCTCAAAGCTCGACTCGCCAGCGCCCGATAGAGGGCATAACCGATGAACCCGGCGGCACTGGCGAAGGCCGCTCCCGTCTTTACCTTGCCACTAGCCGGGTCAACGCTTTCGCAGCCCAAGCCGTTGTCCATCCTGGCCTCTTGGAAAAACCTTAGGGCTTGCCAGTAATAGGGCTCCACCGCCAGCGTCTTGACCTCCTCACCAGAAGGCCCCGCCAGAACCAAAAGGGCGCTGGCGGCCGCCAAAGGCCAAGGGTTGGCCGCGTGGACACCCCCCAGTCCCGGCGGACAAGCATGAGGATAATAATAAGGGTTGTGGGGTGAGTAGATCCAAGCCAGGGTATTTAGATACACGGGGTCATCCGGCGAGCAGAAGCCATAAAATGGCAAAAGCTGGAGGCTGCCGGGAGGATTGTCATAGAGGCGGTAATTTCCCTGGCCATCAATAGACCAAGCCCACATGGGACCCAAGGGGCCATTGACAACCGCATGGCGGCGCAAGGCGGCCTTAAGTTCCTGGGCCTGGACCGAAAGTTGCTGGTGCTTGTCTCGGTTCCCCTGATAACTGTATATTGCCGACAAGACCTTCAGCGCCTTCCACACCAAGACGTTGTCATAGGTCAGATAGGGGTAATCTACCGGATCATCGGAAGGGTCGAGATAGGTAGCATAAAGCCCGGTATCAACATACTGCCAGGATTGGAGGCTTGGCTCCCAGTCTTTTAGCCCCGCCTTTATCGGTGCCTCTTCAACCACCGACCAATCCCCGCTTTGGTCAAGATAATGCCCCAGGGCAACGATTGGCGCCGCTAGCTGGTCCAACTCAAAACCAGGGTAAAGGACGGCGCCATCCAGGTAATGGCTGTGAACGCCGGCAGCAGCAAGGTGGCGGGGCCACACCGAGAGCAGGATCCGCCGGGCCAGATCCGCATCTAGGAGTACCAGGGCCGGGAAGGACCATAGCCAAGCATCCCGCGACCAGAAGGCGCCGCTCACATAGTAGGCCGGGCTGCGGGAAGTGAGCAGACAATATTCTTGGGTATCGATGGTCTTGGCCGCCGTGTAAAAGAAACCAAAGCAGAGATTAGAAATCATGGTTCCTAATAGATCAGCACCAACCGTCCCTAGACCCTTAAACCACCATTCTTCCCCCGGCTTGGGCCCATCGGGCTGACCGTGCCCAGCTTGGCCCCGCCGCCCAACCTGCCCAAATTCCCCACCTGGTCCATCAGGTCGGCTTTCCCTTGGCATTCCACCTATCCTGTCACCCACGGCCTCCACTGCACGGCCGCTCAGCCCTTTTAGGTCCAAGCCAGTGGTATTGTTCTCAACTAATCTGTCCAGCCGGGCTTCTAGCCACCAGCAGTTTTCTTTCAGCAGCACCCTCCAACCCCGCCGCTGAAGATCGATCAGGTGGGCACCGGCACCGTCAGCTTCGGGGGCCGCGGCCAGGTACAAGGCTAAATCTACGGCTTGCCCCGGCTCTAACCGGTAGCGCTGCCCCAAGAGGAACAAAAGCCTGAGCCCCTCCTGGGTCGACCACTCCCGGGGCACAGGATTAGCGCAGCTCAGTTCTGGCCCAGGGACGCCCAAGCTCCAAGGCTTAGAAGCGCCCCGCCCACTTGCCCGAGCTAAGCTCCAGCGAAAGCAGTCCACCGGGCGAGAGGCGCCAATGGCCAAGGCGGCCAAACTCAGCCCCGGCCGGGATTCCAAAACCAAATTCTGCCCCCAGCGCCAGGGGCCAGCCCAATTCAGGCCGCCAACCGTCCGGGAGCTATAGATGGTCTGCAAGGTCCGCCGCCAGCACCCTTCCCAACCCAGGAATAAGGAAACCGCGCGCTGGCCCAGGTTTTGTGCCTGAAGTAGGTAGACTGCCCCTTGGTAACCAGGGGGAGCAAAAACTGTGCCCTGGATGGCCACTTTGGCTGCCGCGGGGTCGATTGGGTGGTCTGGATCGGCAGTAGGTCCGGAATCCACAGGTTGGCCTAGCGGGCCCCACATGCCAGACACAGGGAGTTCATCAACGTCTGGGCTGGGCAAGGATGGCTGCAGCGCTCGGAGCTCGGGCCCCCGGCCAGCAGCCATGACCGAAAAGCTGGGAATCCAGCCATGTCGCCGCTCCCAGGTCAATTGGCCATCCCATTTCAGCGGCCGGCCATCGATTTCGATCACCGGCAAAAGAAAAGGGCGCTGCCCTCCCGAGAACTCCACCAAACCCCGGGCCTGGTGCAACACCAGGTTGACCGGGCCAATGGAAGCATCCCTTTCCGCCAGAAAAGGGATGCTGATATACTCATTGCCCACCGGAAGGTACAAGGATCGATCCTTAACCTCTTCCGGCAGGGTAAGGATGGGCTCCTCGCCCGCGCTGTTGGACCATTGGTGCCGGGCTAGTTGCTTGGCTTGTGAATCCACTGCCACCACTACCTAAGACCATCCTCAAAAATGGAGCTTAGGTAGAGATTCTTTGGCCAGAAGGGTTTTCCTGCCGCGCCCGGGTCGAATTTTCCGTCCCCGATCCCACGACCCTAGACCTACCTGCGCTTGACCTTACGCGCACTTAAACCTTTCTACCGCTCGGGCCCCATGGGCCGCCTCCACCAGGGCCGCCGGGCCGCCTACGCAACCACCAACGCATGCCATTCCCTCCAGGAAATTCCCCGGCAACTTCCCAGCTTGGGCCAGAGTCAGGTAGCGCTTGCACTCCTCTAAACCATTGGCCAGGACCGGCTTAAATCCAACCTCGGTACCCTGGCCCTCTAGGGCCGCCTTCAGAGCCGCGGCTACCCCACCACTCACCGCGAAGCCCCGTCCCCAAGGCGATGCCACCTGGTCCGGCTCCACTGGCACGGTAATCTTAGCTGGATCCGAGCCCATAGCATCCATCCAAGCCGCTACCTCAGTAAAGGTAAGGGCTGCGTCTACGCCGCTTCCTGGAGCCAAGGCCTCTTCTTTCTTGGCCACGCACGGCCCTATGAATACCACCCGGATATTCGGGTCTTGCTTCTTAAGGTGACGAGCCAACATCACCATGGGAGAAGGGGTCTTGGAAATATGGTCAACCAAATCCGGGTAATGCTTTCTAATAAACGCCACAAAGGCCGGGCAGCAGGAACTGGCCAGCCACCCTGTTTCGGCCACCCGCCGGCCGAACTCTTCGGCTTCCTGCCTGGCCACCTGGTCGGCCCCATAGGCCACCTCAGCGGTAGCGGCAAAGCCCAACTGCTTTAGGGTAGCCAGCACTTGCCCCATGTCCACTCGAGGCCCGAACTGGCCAACCAGAGCCGGGGCAAAAGCCGCTACCACTCGCTCCCCAGCCTTTACCCACTGAATCACGTCTACTAGCTGGGACTTGTCGCTTATGGCGCCAAAGGGACAAGCGGCAACACAAGCCCCGCAGCTAGTGCACAAGCCCTTATCAATGACGGAATTGCGGTTGGGCCCCGGTTTGATGGCCCCAGTAGGGCAGGAGCGCTCGCATGGACGCATTACCTCCACGATGGCATGGAGGTGACAGGCCCGGCTGCAACGGCCGCATTCGACACATTGCTCCTGATCGATGTAAGCCCGCCGCCCCATAATGCTAATGGCCTTCTTGGGACAAGCATTGACGCAGAAATGAGCCACGCAGCCCCGACAAGCATCGGTAACCATATAGCGATCTATGGGGCAGCGATCACACGCCTCCTCAATGATATCGATAACCGGGGCTACTATCTGGTGCCCAGCGTAATACGCATCTACTACCTCGCTTAGCCTGGTCTCTGGATCCACCTCATGGGGCGAAAAGCCCAAGGCCAGCTTAATCCGCTGGGCCAGAATGGCACGTTCCTTGTAAACGCAACACCGATAATGGGTAATTCCCGAATCAGTAAAAGCACGCGGCAAGCGGTCCACTTGGTCGCGGAGCTGCTCGGCCAAAGCCAGCCTCGCCACCTCCCGCAATACCTCATGCTTGATCATAGCAACCTCGGACTTAAACGCCAGCACGGCAATCCCCTCTTTCCTAAAACCCAATTGTTGCCATCCCGAGGGCTGGCCTTCTGCTCCGTAATCCTGCGCGGAGCCATCCAGCGCTCCACCCCGGTCTTCAGCACCATGGGCAGGTCCTTTCGGTCCTGACGCCAGACCCGCCGACCTTTCATTATACTACATGAAGTCTAGGTGCTGGCCACCAGTTTAGTTAATGGGGGGTTAAGAATCCGCGCTTTTGCCCTCCCGGAAGTGCTGGAATGTGACGCTGTGGCACCTGGGGTCCCCGCAGGGGCACCTAGAAGTGACCACGAGCTCGTCGATCTGGGCAAGGTAAGACTCCAGGTCCACGGGCGGGTCGGGCGGCAGGGTCCTTCCGAGGATGGGGTCGTGTTAGCGGCCTCCTCCCATGTACTCGCCGGTGGGCAGCAGGGCCCGGGCAAGGCAGGCATGGAAGACCCTCGTCCCGGTTTCTCAACGGGCCAAACTGTTTCAGCCTATCTGGAAGTGTTGCCTGGCGAAAGGGCAAAGTAGGGACGGAACCGGGCCGATTCCCAGCCCCCATTCCGCCCCCCGGGAGCTCAAAACTTACGTTTCAAGCAGCCCAAACTAGCCCCCCAGCTTTTCGGGCCGGGTGAAGGCGGTAAAGACCTTCCCTTCCTGATTGACGTATACCTTTTTGCCCCCGAGGTCAAATTCCCAGGCTGGCTGCAGGGGATCATGGATCTCCTGGCACAGGCCCTGGTAGATCAATCTTGGGTCGGGAACCGACTCAAGTTGGTACGCATTCTTTAGAATGGCTATAGCTTGATCTTTCATTACCGGTAGGGGCTGGGTAGCAGTGTCCGCATAGCGAGCCGCATGGCCGCAATGAACCTTGCCGTTTTCAAGGTAAAGCACCACTAGTCCCGATGGTTTGCCGTTCTTAACAAAGGGAACCAGGTAGTAGTCTTGAACGTATTGGTCATATGACTTCACCAAGAGTGGTTCGGTGGGAGCTGCATCAACAAATCCATCCCGGAGCGATGACCCTGCTTTGAGAAGCCCTACCGCTTGAATTCGGCCGGCAGCGATAGCGGCAAGATCGGATGAATTGTTGAACAAGAAGCGAGGTTCGAGGTTACGGGCATCCGAGAAACCCATATTAACAGCCCGGTGGAAAAGCTGCTGGTTTATGGGGATTGGTGTCATCGAATAGGCGGGACTTTGGGCCATACTCCCGCGGCTTGCGATCATCGAAAAGACCGCGAACAGCCCTAGGGCGAATAGGCTACCTACAGCACCAGCAAGGACGAGCCATCTTTTGGCTTTCATTGTGCTCCCTCCTCTCATTCTTAGTAGTACCCATAATCGTTGAGGTTGTACCTGATGACTCCCTGTAAGTCATCTCTCTCTACCGTAACTCTATAGTTATACCACGTTCCAGAAACATAGACTTGATCTATATACTGCTCGCAGAGT
This sequence is a window from Clostridia bacterium. Protein-coding genes within it:
- a CDS encoding glycoside hydrolase family 125 protein; amino-acid sequence: MVAVDSQAKQLARHQWSNSAGEEPILTLPEEVKDRSLYLPVGNEYISIPFLAERDASIGPVNLVLHQARGLVEFSGGQRPFLLPVIEIDGRPLKWDGQLTWERRHGWIPSFSVMAAGRGPELRALQPSLPSPDVDELPVSGMWGPLGQPVDSGPTADPDHPIDPAAAKVAIQGTVFAPPGYQGAVYLLQAQNLGQRAVSLFLGWEGCWRRTLQTIYSSRTVGGLNWAGPWRWGQNLVLESRPGLSLAALAIGASRPVDCFRWSLARASGRGASKPWSLGVPGPELSCANPVPREWSTQEGLRLLFLLGQRYRLEPGQAVDLALYLAAAPEADGAGAHLIDLQRRGWRVLLKENCWWLEARLDRLVENNTTGLDLKGLSGRAVEAVGDRIGGMPRESRPDGPGGEFGQVGRRGQAGHGQPDGPKPGEEWWFKGLGTVGADLLGTMISNLCFGFFYTAAKTIDTQEYCLLTSRSPAYYVSGAFWSRDAWLWSFPALVLLDADLARRILLSVWPRHLAAAGVHSHYLDGAVLYPGFELDQLAAPIVALGHYLDQSGDWSVVEEAPIKAGLKDWEPSLQSWQYVDTGLYATYLDPSDDPVDYPYLTYDNVLVWKALKVLSAIYSYQGNRDKHQQLSVQAQELKAALRRHAVVNGPLGPMWAWSIDGQGNYRLYDNPPGSLQLLPFYGFCSPDDPVYLNTLAWIYSPHNPYYYPHACPPGLGGVHAANPWPLAAASALLVLAGPSGEEVKTLAVEPYYWQALRFFQEARMDNGLGCESVDPASGKVKTGAAFASAAGFIGYALYRALASRALRAGRADGMHPNVGL
- a CDS encoding 4Fe-4S dicluster domain-containing protein, with the translated sequence MGFRKEGIAVLAFKSEVAMIKHEVLREVARLALAEQLRDQVDRLPRAFTDSGITHYRCCVYKERAILAQRIKLALGFSPHEVDPETRLSEVVDAYYAGHQIVAPVIDIIEEACDRCPIDRYMVTDACRGCVAHFCVNACPKKAISIMGRRAYIDQEQCVECGRCSRACHLHAIVEVMRPCERSCPTGAIKPGPNRNSVIDKGLCTSCGACVAACPFGAISDKSQLVDVIQWVKAGERVVAAFAPALVGQFGPRVDMGQVLATLKQLGFAATAEVAYGADQVARQEAEEFGRRVAETGWLASSCCPAFVAFIRKHYPDLVDHISKTPSPMVMLARHLKKQDPNIRVVFIGPCVAKKEEALAPGSGVDAALTFTEVAAWMDAMGSDPAKITVPVEPDQVASPWGRGFAVSGGVAAALKAALEGQGTEVGFKPVLANGLEECKRYLTLAQAGKLPGNFLEGMACVGGCVGGPAALVEAAHGARAVERFKCA